In Sulfitobacter sp. SK012, a single window of DNA contains:
- a CDS encoding DUF5765 domain-containing protein, whose protein sequence is MCWNAEISVAMVGIGVVAAAATFRSGAASAIWLTIGFFAVMEALQVWGYAVLGQCGASSNQAVTILSYLHIVVQPFFINAFAMELVPQTIKRRARVWVFSACAVSSLIMLVQIMSTPALGSCLPGSPLCADRWCTVAGDWHIAWDVPYNGLLVGIEQFIGIYAGFPSYLIAAFLLPLIYGAWRFVLVHAVAGPGLAATLTANPNEMPAIWCLFSITILLIGLSTPIRRTVTATSWWGRQVENTM, encoded by the coding sequence ATGTGTTGGAACGCCGAAATATCGGTTGCGATGGTCGGGATTGGTGTAGTCGCAGCCGCTGCCACGTTCCGTAGCGGTGCCGCTTCTGCGATCTGGCTGACGATTGGGTTTTTCGCCGTTATGGAAGCACTTCAGGTCTGGGGATATGCCGTGCTGGGTCAATGTGGCGCATCGTCGAACCAAGCAGTCACAATCTTGTCTTATCTCCATATCGTTGTGCAGCCGTTTTTCATCAATGCCTTTGCCATGGAACTGGTCCCGCAAACCATCAAACGCCGCGCCAGGGTTTGGGTGTTCAGTGCCTGCGCAGTGTCCAGCCTGATCATGTTGGTACAGATCATGTCGACGCCCGCATTGGGGTCTTGCCTGCCAGGCAGCCCACTTTGCGCCGACCGGTGGTGCACTGTTGCGGGTGATTGGCATATTGCGTGGGACGTACCCTACAACGGACTGCTTGTTGGGATCGAACAGTTTATCGGGATTTACGCAGGATTCCCTAGCTATTTGATTGCAGCGTTCCTATTGCCATTGATCTACGGCGCGTGGCGGTTTGTGCTTGTTCACGCCGTTGCAGGTCCAGGCCTGGCCGCCACATTGACGGCAAACCCCAATGAGATGCCTGCGATATGGTGCCTCTTTTCAATAACAATCCTTCTGATTGGCTTGAGCACGCCCATCAGAAGGACGGTCACCGCAACCAGTTGGTGGGGCAGGCAGGTTGAGAACACGATGTGA
- a CDS encoding thioredoxin domain-containing protein: MQDAIKLTCLTCGQANRFPFAKLEAGPKCAKCGVLLIGGDVTDLDDLQHDKATRADDLPLIVDYWAPWCGPCRTMAPEFAAAAKALRLSTRFAKIDTEQFPTISQRLQIRGIPLLILYAKGKEVARLSGARPAAGIESFVRQHL, encoded by the coding sequence ATGCAAGACGCAATAAAACTAACCTGCCTGACCTGCGGACAAGCAAACCGGTTTCCCTTTGCCAAGCTTGAGGCGGGTCCAAAGTGCGCCAAATGCGGTGTATTGCTAATTGGGGGTGATGTTACTGACCTAGATGATCTGCAACATGATAAGGCAACCCGTGCGGATGATCTGCCATTGATCGTTGATTATTGGGCGCCCTGGTGCGGACCATGTAGAACGATGGCCCCGGAATTTGCGGCGGCTGCAAAAGCGTTGCGGCTTTCGACCCGTTTTGCCAAGATCGACACAGAGCAGTTTCCAACTATCTCCCAGCGTTTGCAGATCAGGGGAATTCCGCTCTTGATCCTCTATGCCAAGGGAAAAGAGGTCGCACGATTGTCCGGAGCGCGGCCCGCTGCGGGTATCGAATCCTTCGTGCGCCAGCATCTTTGA